The Bacteroidota bacterium nucleotide sequence GCGCATCTCGATCTTCCCGATTCTCCCGAAGCTTATTTCCAGGAAGCGGGTCGCGCGGGCAGAGATGGAAAACTTTCTTATGCCGCTTTATTCTGGCAGGAAAAAGATATTGAAGAACTCGAACGCAATCATAAACTTTCTTTTCCTTCATTGACAGAAATAAGAAGAGCGTATCAATCCATCGCGAATTTTTTTCAGGTGGCTATCGGGAGCGGGAATGCGCTCACCCTCGTTTTCGACCAGCAGAAGATCTGCGAATCGTACAAACTGGATCCGGCTGTTTTTTTTCATTGCATAAAATTTCTTGAGCGTGAAGGTTACATTGCGGTGAATGATGCCGTGTACACGCCTGCACGTTTGAAATTCCTGGCGAACAACGATCAGCTTTATAATTTTCAGGTTCAGAATCCGGCTTTCGATAAATTCATCAAAACCATTCTTCGCTCTTATGGAGGATTGTTCGACGAGTATGTGCGCATCCGTGAAAAAGATATTGCGCGCAAAACTTCGCTGGGAGATGAGGAAGTGAAACAAAAACTTTTTTATCTCGACAAACTGGATCTGCTCCACTACATTCCGCAGAATGATAAACCCATGCTCACATTCATTCAGCCAAGAGCAGATGCAAAAAAACTTTTCATCTCGCCGGAAAATCTTTCGGAGCGGAAAAAAATTGCAGAAGAGCGACTGCGCGCCATGATCCGCCTGGTGAGCGATGAACGGAATTGTCGGCAGAAATTATTGTTGCGTTATTTTGGTGAAGAAAATTCTTCCGATTGCGGGATATGTGATGTGTGCAGAAAAAAAAGCAGTTCCGGTAAAAAAGCGGGGCGTAATGATCTCGCTAAAATAATCGTCGAACTCCTTTCTCAAAATCCGAAAAATATCCGCGAACTTCCGGCCGCTCTTCCTTCCTGCACCGAAGAAGATATCAGTTTTGTGGTAAGGCAACTGCTTGATTCGGGAAAAATAAAATTCAATACCAAACGGCACCTCGTCGTAAGCTGATCTTTCAGGTCAATGAAATTTTTTCCTACCTGATAAAAGACAAAAAAATATTCCAGCCGGCTGAGATCCCGCTGAAAAACTTTCGTATCTTTTTATTCCAAATATTTTAAAAACAAAAAACATGAAACCAGGAACTTTTTTTTCGGCCATTCTCATTTCCGTTATTTTTCTTTTTGTTTCCCATCCACTTTCCGCAACTCCCGCCGGTAAAGGGAAAATAGAAATAGTCATTACCAGTCATACCACCCGCGCGCAATTGGATTCCATGGAAACTGCACTGGCTGCACAGGGCGTAACGCTGGATGTGGACATGGCTATTTTCAGCAAGGCAGGGCAATTGGAAAGAATTTCCGGGAAAGTAACTTTTTCTGCTAAACAATTCGGAACATTCTCAAGCGATAATGTGGGAACCATTACTATCACCAAAAAAGGCGGGGCAATGAAAATAAATGTGCAGGATCCTGTTCAACAGTAACGTTTTTTTCTAAACCGGATTTTATGCTTGCAAAATCTTTTTATGCGGGCGCTGATGTAACACGCATAGCAAAAAAATTACTCGGAAAAAAGATCTGCACAAATTTTCGTGGACAATTCACTTCGGGGGTCATCACCGAAACAGAAGCTTATGCAGGCGTAACCGACCGCGCATCACACGCACACGGGGGAAAATTTACCGAACGTACGAAGATCATGTATGAAAAAGGCGGGACAGCTTACATCTATCTGTGCTATGGAATTCATCACCTTTTCAACATCGTAACGAATAAAAAAGGAATTCCTCACGCTGTTCTGATCCGTGCGATAGAACCGAAAGACGGAATTGAAATTATGATGAAGCGACGGAAGAAAAATAAGATCGGAAAGAATTTTTCCTCAGGGCCCGGAACAGTTTCACAAGCATTGGGAATTCATGTAAAATATTCCGGCGCGGATCTTACGTCAAAAAAAATCTGGCTCGAAGAAACAGGAATAGTAGTCCCGAAAAATGAAATTATCATTGGCCCCCGAATCGGTGTAAGTTACGCAGGAGAAGATGCGAAGTTGCCGTATCGGTTTTTATGGAAGAAAAGGTATTAGGTAATTTAGGTATTGAGGTAATTTTTGTGTCGTGAAATAATTCCTCCCGCCGAATACCTCAATACCAAATATCCCAATACCTTACCTTTGCCATCTATGGAACGTACCGCTGTCATACTAAGTTCAGGAAAAGATCAGTCGCTGAAAAGATTTCATCCGTGGGTTTTTTCGGGCGCGATAAAAAAAATTAAAGGCCCCGTTCAGGAAGGCGATCTCGTTGACGTTTTTTCAAATAAAGAGGAATACCTCGGCACCGGGCATTATTCTTCGGGTTCCATTGCCATCCGTGTTTTTTCATTCGACAGTAAAGAGATCGGCGCACAGTTCTGGAATGAAAAAATTTCAAAGGCATGGGAGTACAGAAAAAATATTGGAATTACCGAAGATAAAAACACCAATGTGTATCGCCTCATCTATGCCGAAGGAGATGGAATGCCCGGGCTCATCGTTGATTATTACAATGGAATCGCAGTAATGCAGGCGCATTCTCCCGGAATGCATTTTCAGCGAATGGAAATTGCAACTGCGCTGAAAGAAATTCTCGGCGATAAACTGAAAGCGGTTTATGATAAAAGTGCGGAGTCTTTGCACAAAAATTCTGAACAACAGGTGACGAACGGATATATTCTCGGCGAAGCAGAGAACCACGTGGAAGTAACCGAGAATGGAAATAAATTCCTGATCGATTGGGAGAACGGGCAGAAAACCGGTTTCTTCATTGATCAGCGTAATAACCGGAAATTGCTTTCACAATATTGTAAAGGAAAAAAAGTAGCAAATACTTTCTGCTACACCGGCGGATTTTCCGTGTACGCAGGCACAGCGGGCGCGAGCGCAGTACACAGCGTTGATTCATCGAAAAAAGCAATTGCGCTTGCAGAAAAAAATATGGAACTGAACGGTCTGAAAGATCATGCTGCTTTTGCTATGGACACTTTCGATTTCCTGAAGGATAAAGAAAATGTTTACGATGTGATCATACTCGATCCACCGGCATTTGCAAAATCGATGAGTGCAAAACATCATGCAGTGATGGGATACAAACGGTTGAATGCAGAAGCGATCATGAAAATAAAACCCGGCGGAATTATTTTTACTTTTTCCTGTTCGCAGGTCGTGAATCGCGGATTATTTGCCGATACGATCATGTCGTCAGCAATCGTAGCCGGGAGAAATGTGCGCGTGCTGCATCACCTCACTCAACCGCCCGACCATCCTGTGAATATTTTTCATCCCGAAGGAGAATACCTGAAAGGGCTTGTACTTTACGTGGAATGAAAAAATTATTTTTCATTCCTGCTGTTCCGTTGTTTCTTTCACTAAAAGGAGATAACACGATCAACCTGCCTGTTTTCAATATTACTTTCAAAGTTCCTTCCAAATGGAAAGTTCAACCGTCACTGCCGCACGTGCTAATGAACTTTTAAATGTTCTTAACACGATGTGGCCGGCATCAGCCAATCACTGAGTTTTTATAATTTTGAAAAAAATCATACCCATGAAAAGTTCACGACTCATTATCATTCTGCTTCTCCTCTCTCCCATTCTTTTTTACCGGGCAAGTTGTCACCAGGTGAAAGAAGCTGTCACTTATAAAGCCGATCCTAACTATGATTACCCGGGAAACGGGTACATAAAAGCATTCGTTACCGATGTGGAACTCGACGGATGCAAATGGATGCTGCAACAGGAAAGTGATAATAAAAAACTTGAACCCGACGGATTGCAACCGGAATTCGAACACGACAGTCTCAAGGTCTGGTTGAAATTCGAACCGGAAGACCGGATGAGCGTGTGCATGGCCGGGCAAACGATCAAAGTACTCGATATTAAAATTCGATGATTTGATCCCGATAAATATCGGGACGAAATTTGAAATTGAATTCATTTCTATTGTACTGATCTCCGCTATCGAATCACGAATTTCAAATTTTCGAAATGGATCCTGAATCTTTAAGAATTATTTTCATGGGAACTCCCGGATTCGCTGCAGGAGTTCTTGAAAAATTAATTACTGAAAAGTACAAGGTGGTGGCGGTGATTACTGCGCCGGATAAACCTGCCGGTCGTGGAAAGAAGTTGAACGAAAGTGAAGTGAAACAACTCGCAGAGAAAAATAATATTCCAGTTCTTCAACCTGAAAAATTAAGATCGTCTGACTTTCTCGATGAACTTAAAAATTTAAAACCCGATCTCGGTATCGTGGTCGCATTCCGCATGCTTCCCGCAGTTGTGTGGCAACTTCCTCCAATGGGAACCTTCAACCTGCATGCATCACTTCTTCCGCAATATCGCGGCGCGGCTCCCATCAATCGCGCAATTATGAATGGTGAAAAGAAAACGGGGATCACTACTTTTTTTCTACAACAGGAAATAGATGCGGGAAATATTATTTTCCGCGAAGAAATGGAGATTGCTCCCGATGAAACTGCCGGCCAACTTCATGACCGAATGATGCATTCAGGAAGTGAATTGGTGGTGAGAACTATAAATGCCATTACCAATGGAAATGCTCCACGCGAAAAACAAATTGTTCCCCAGAATAGCAAACTTAATGAGGCGCCGAAAATTTTCCGGAATGATTGCCGCATCGACTGGACTGCTACTGGAAAAAAAATTCACGATCATGTGCGCGGACTTTCTCCTTATCCCGGTGCATGGACAACTTTTGAAACGAAAGATGCCGAACTCATGGAAATGAAGATCCTTCGCACAAAATTCATTCCGGGTGAACTGCGTAGCGATTTTCCTCATGTAAAAACTGCAGATGGAAATATTCTCATTGAAGAATTGCAGGTTGCAGGCAAAAAAAGAATGAGCGCTGCGGAATTCATGAATGGATATGCGGTGAATGAAATACGTTTCATCTGAAATTTTTTCTTTCGTTCGCACAAAAAAGAAAAAAATCTTTATCACCATTTTTTGAACAAAAGCTCTACAACCCTTGACTGATGCGGGTTTGCGCGTATATTTGCTCCCCGCAATTCAATCATTGTTTAACAGGACAAATAGTCCACCCCAAAAAAAAATAAGATGAACAAAGCAGAACTGATCGAAGCGATCTCCACCAGCGCCAGGATTTCCAAAGCAGATGCCGGCCGCGCACTTGATTCCACCATCGAGAACATTTCAAAAGCACTTAAAAAAGGAGAAAAAGTTTCTCTCGTCGGATTCGGAACATTTTCCGTATCAAAACGCGCTGCCCGCACAGGACGCAATCCGCAAACAGGAAAAGCAATTCAGATCAAAGCAAAAAAAGTGGCAAAGTTCAAAGCCGGATCCGATCTTGCAGGAACGGTGAATAAATAACTGAGAAAAAAACTATCGGAAATCCTCTCGAAATCGGGAGGATTTTTTATTCTGAGAATTATGAATACTGATAAAATAAAATCTTTCGACCCCAACTGCCCCGGCGATCCCGATGGAAATATTTACGGGCTTCCTTTCACTCCGAAAGAAGCAAACATCGTGATCGTTCCTGTTCCCTGGGATGTAACGGTTTCTTATTCCGATGGAAGTTCAAAAGGGCCGGAAGCAATTTTCGATGCTTCATTCCAGGTTGATATTTATGATCCGATGATGAAAGATGCGTGGAAGATCGGATTGGCAATGGAAGAAATTTCTTCGGAAATAAAAAGAAAGAACAGTTCGCTGAGAAAAGAAGCAAAAAAATATATTCACGCATTCACCAATAATAAACTGAACAAAACTTCCGGAACAATTCTTGAAAAAATAAATGCAGGATCGGAATGGCTGAATGAAAAAGTGAAACAGCAATGCCTTCATTGGATGAATAAAGGAAAAATGGTGGTGTTGCTCGGCGGTGATCACAGTACGCCGTTCGGTTTCATGAAAGCGCTGGCAGAAAAATATTCTTCATTCGGAATTCTCCAGATCGATGCGCACGCCGACCTCCGCGCCGCGTACGAGGGTTTCACGTACTCGCACGCGTCCATCATGTACAACGCGCTCACGATCCCGCAGGTGAGCAAGCTCGTGCAGGCGGGCATACGCGATTATTGTGAAGACGAAGCAAAACTCATTGCAAAAAATCCTGCGCGCATAAAAACTTTTTTCGATCGCGATCTCAAACACGATAATTATTTAGGAAAAAACTGGAGCGAACAGGTGGAAGATATCATTTCTCATTTGCCGAATAACGTTTACATCAGTTTCGATATCGACGGACTTGATCCTAAACTCTGTCCGAACACGGGAACTCCTGTTGCCGGTGGATTCGAATTTGAACAGGCGGCTTATCTAATTCAGAAAGTTGCGCAGAGCGGAAAAAAAATAATCGGGATGGATCTGAATGAAGTTGCGCCAGGACATGATGAATGGAATGCAAATGTGGGGGCAAGGATGCTGTTCCGCATGTGTACAATGATGGCGCTCTCCAATGAAAAAGTCTGAAACGGGACAATACAGCAGTGCGTTGTACGAATATCTCTCGGGTTTTCTCACCGAAGAGCGCAGGAAAAAATTCGAAAAACATATTGCACTCCGCAGCCGCTATGTAACCATCGTAGTTGAAGATATTTTTCAGCCGCATAATGCAAGCGCAGTTCTCCGCAGTGCAGAATGTTTCGGCTTACAGGATGTTCACATCATTGAAAGCAAAAACAAATACAATCCCAACCCCGATGTGGTAATGGGCGCAAATAAATGGCTCACCCTTCATCATCACAGCGGAAAAGAAAATAATACCGATGAATGTATTTCGTTTCTTAAAAAAAATAAATATCGTATTGTTGCCACCACTCCGCACAAAAATGATCAGCTCATCAGCCAACTCGATCTTTCGAAAGGAAAAGTGGCGCTCTTTTTCGGAACAGAACTCGAAGGAATTTCAAAAAATATCATGGATGCTGCCGATGAATTTGTAAAAATTCCCATGTTCGGTTTTACAGAAAGTTTCAACATCTCTGTTTCAGCCGCCATCTGCATGTATGAATTAATGACAAAACTCAGAACATCAAATATTGACTGGCAATTAAGCGAAGAAGAAAAAAATAATATTTTGCTGGATTGGGCGCGGAATTCCATTAAGAAACCGGAACTTCTCGAAGAGGAATTTCGAAAAAAGTTAACTCAATAACCATTACATTTGCACCACACCAAACGAAAAAAAATCAATCATGGGAAAAGGAGATAAAAAATCAACCAAAGGAAAACGCTGGAGACATTCTTACGGCAATACCCGTCCGAGAAAAAAGGCGATGGCAAAAGCAAAAGCGAAAGCAAAAGCAGGCGCAGCACCTAAGAAAAAAGCTGCAAAGAAATCTGCAAAAAAAGCTGATTAAAAAAAATCCTCCGCAACAACGGGGGATTTTTATTTTAACTTTCTATAGTGAAAGCGCAAATCATTTTCATTCTTTTTTTCGTTTCTGTCATTGGTTGTGCGGCGCAGAAAGACAGTATTGTTCATTCGAAAGATGGAAAAGATTCCATTATTTTTCATTTCAAAAAAGAGCACATCAGGCGGGTAGAGCGTTTTTACCCCGACGGAAAATTGAGCGAGAAGACGCTCGAGAGAAAAAACGGAGACTTCAGATGGGATAAAAATTTCTATGAAAATGGAAAATTAAAATCACTCATGAAAAACAGAATCATTCTCCGGAACATCAAAAGAAAGTTTTGGGATGAAAATGGTAAAAAAAGCAGCGTAGAAAAAACTTCTTACCGAATGAAAGATATTACCGCAAGGAAAAAATGGTAACTGCAACTTAATTTAGTGCGCCCTAAGCGTCGCGGAAAAACACCTTGCCTCTTTTTCTATCGGACCGAAGTCCATCTTCACCGAAACAATTGCAATCTGTAATTTGTATTCGGTAATCATTTCTTCATTAATTGAACCAAGCATAATCTCGAATTTCAAATTTTGAATTTCAAATCGTTAATCATCACGGCGCTTTCCTCATAATTTTCCATCCCCCATTCGCGTGCACGTAGCAGATGCGATCGTGCAGGCGACTCTCCCTTCCCTGCCAGAATTCAATTTCATCAGGCATCAAAACATATCCGCCCCAGAATTCCGGGCGATGCACATTTTTTCCTTCGAAATTTTTTTTCTGTTTGTTCAATTCTTCTTCAAGCCATTTCCGGTCGGGAATAATTTCACTCTGCGGAGAAGTCCACGCTCCTATCCTGCTCTCCAATGGACGCGTACTGAAATATTCTTCCGAATCTTTTTCATTTATTTTTTCTATTCTTCCTTCTATGCGAACTTGCCGTTGCAACTCGGGCCAGAAAAAATTCAGGCATGCAAACGGATTTTCATCAATGTCTTTTCCTTTTGCACTTTTGTAATTCGTAAAAAAAGAAAATCCTTTTGCACTGAAATCACGGAGTAAAACAACGCGCGCAGAAGGGCGCATGTCTTTTCCTGCAGTTGCAAGCGTCATCGCAATCGGATCTGTTACATTCGCATCCATCGCTTCACGAAACCATTTTTCAAATTGCCGCACCGGATCTTTTTCCACCATCGACTCATCGAGTGAGGCATGCGAATACTCCGTTCGCAATTTACTGATGTGAGCATTGAGTTTTTCCATGTGGCAAAGTTAATTTTTCCCGACCGTTTTCTGCTGATATAAATCATCAGGAGCGCACCGTCTGGTGCATTTAATTTCCTGCGTTCCTCCTGCCTCGCTGTACTCCGCGTGGCGCGCTGAGCAAGTTCCATCCCAAAAATGCGGGGTACTTGCGGGCATGAGGGCTATGAAAAAAACTGCATCACTTTTAAAAACCAAATAACTCATAACCAATAACCAATAACCCATTACTCATTACCTTTGTCAAATGCTATTCGCAGAAAATAAAATGATTCCCAAAGCAGGACGACTTCTCGTTTCCGAACCCTTTCTTGCCGACGGATATTTTCGCAGGGCCGTGGTTTTGCTTACCGAGCACGGAGCGAATGGCAGCGTGGGATTCATTCTCAACAAACCGCTCGATATTAAAATTGAAGAAGCTATTCCCGGTTTTCCTGAATTTAATTTTCCTGCTTTATTCGGCGGACCAGTTCAGCGCGACCAGTTGTATTACGTGCACACGCTTGGAGAAAAAATAAAAGATTCAGTGAAGATCGCGGAAGGATTGTGGTGGCTCGGCGATTTTGACCAGGTAAAAGACATGATCACGAAAAAAGAGATCGGCGTTAACGAGATCCGTTTTTTCATTGGCTATTCGGGCTGGGAAAAAGATCAGCTGAAAAATGAGATCAAAGAAAAATCGTGGTTCGTTTCCAAAGCCGATCTCGATCTTATTTTTTCTGAAAAGCCGGAAGAGTTGTGGCAGATTGCCGTAAAAAAAATGGGCGCCGATTTTGCAATGATGGCCAATTTCCCTGAAGATCCTTCTTTGAACTAATTTACAATTTTTCAATTACAAATTACAGATTGGTTTATTGCCACTTTTCATTTGTAATTTGTAAAAAGCACTAAAATAAATTTCAGTTGAATCCGCATTCAAAACTATAATCGCGGAAACTAAAAAAGATACGTTTGTTTATTTCACTTCAGCGCTTCTCATCACTCATCACTCCTAAAACCTGCTTCCCTTCTTAGTCACGATCGCAGAATTCCCGTTGAAATTAAAATCCCATCCCGATTCGAAAATTTTCGGAAGAAATCTTTTGTAGAGTACCGTTCGTTTCGACGCTTTGCTTTCATCCTCTCCGTCCTTAGGAATGCCGGTAAATTCATAGCACATGATCTTCGTGTGTTCTGCCATGAACATTTTAATGATCGCTGCAATCGTATTCATCACGCGAAAAACTTCCCCGCGATTAGTGACCACGTATTCTTCGCCGTCAAACTCATCATTGATCACACCGAAAACAATGGTAGCATGAAGAATATTATCCTGTCGCCGGCCGAATCGTACCTCGTAAACCAATCCGCTGTCGGAAGTAAAAAAATAAACACCTGCCGAAGCTATGGCAGGAGGAACGATCTTATAAATGGGCACCGGGGCCGGCATATAGCGTGTTTGAATTGTAAAAATACGTTTTTCGCAGGGTTAGTGACCAATTTATTAAATTCAGGTAGTGGCTCAGTTTGAAATTTTCCGATTCAACTTCGCGCCGGATCCTGCCTGAAGAATTGAAGGGTGGTTCCTAAACCATTCTTTTATTAAACCGCAAAGACGCTAAGGCGCTAAGAATTTTCAAACTGATACACTATCTAAATTCATCTTTATTCCGGTGATGCACCTTCTACCGATAATATTTTCCTTTTCTCCGCTCTCCGGCTCATTCTGCGACATTACCGAATAAAATAATCCGGCTCCATTCCTGTATCTATTTTCTCCAATGGCGTTATAAAAATAAACCATGGCACCGCTGGACTTCCGAATCTGGTGGGGAATATCCGGCGGCCTGGGAAAGCAAAGAACTGCCTTTTCGGGGGCGGTTCTTTTTTTTATGATCGTGCTAATGATTGTAATGAAGTTGATGTGGTAAGTCTGAAGAAAAAAAATGACCTGCAACAAATAAAAATTTCACTGACTCAATAACTCATTACCCATTACTCCTAACTTTACATTATGCACCGGTTTCCCATTCTGCTATTTTCCATTATTTTATTTTCCTTCTCGGGAAAACAACCTCCTTCATTGATTAAAGTCACTCCGCTAATGCAGCGCATAGAAAAAAACAGCGACACCACTTACGTTGTTAATTTCTGGGCAACATGGTGCGGTCCGTGCGTAAAAGAGTTGCATTGCTTCAAAGAGATCGATTCTGCTTATGCAGGAACAAAAGTGAAAGTGATCCTGGTCTCGCTCGATTTCAAACGGGAAATTCCCACCAAGCTTGTTCCATTCCTCGAGAGCAGGAAAATGAACCAGGAAATTTATGTACTCGATGAAACGAATGACAATGTGTGGATTCCGCGCGTGGACAGTTCCTGGCAGGGGAATATTCCGGTCACGCTGATATCGAATTCAAAAAACAAGAAAAGAGTTTTTCTCCCGCGCGAAACTTCTTATCCTGAACTGGATAGTTTAGTGAAAGACGCGAAAAAATAATTCCTGATTTTTATTTCGCTTTCTTCCGCACGTACGCGAGCGCAGACTTTGCAAATTCTTCCCAGCGGTTATTATGAGTTGCAGGAAGCACCACCCACTCTTTCATTGGCCTTCCCTTCATTGGTTCGAAAAGTTGCGCGCCTTTTAATTTCAAAGCAGAGGCATGCGTTTCTCCTGTGAGTTTGAACACCATCGCTTTTCCGTGCAGGCCGGCCAGCGCTTTGCCATTCACTTTAATGATGGGCATTCCGAACATCTGCCCCATTGCAACGCCTTTCAGATTTGTTCCGATCTCGCGGAACAGTTTTTCTTCTTTCACCATAAATTTTATTTTTCAGCAGACCATTTTCCGAGTTGCTTCAGCACTTTTTCTGCTTCTTCCATTTTCTGCGTTCCGAAAAGTATACGTTTATTATTTTTCATTACGAATTGAATTCCATTTTTGCCGGAAGTATTATAGCACCATCCCTGTTTACCGGCCCAGCGTATTCCCCATCCGCCAAATTCCATCAGCGGCCGATATTCTCTGGTGTAAACATGCTGCACATTTTCCCAATCGATCTTTCTCTTCGAAAAAAGGAAAGGATAAAACGTGTAAGTGAAACCTGACGAATCCATTCCGGTATTCAGTCTGCACAAAAGGAACATGAGCGTCATCAATGCGACAACGGATTCGCCGATATACAAGACCACGTTTGGCGCGGGTTTATTTCCGAAAGGATGGCCGGCAATGACCTGCCAGTAAATTCCGAAAAGAAAAATTCCATTGGCAATGAGCATCAGCACCCAAAGCCAGATCTGTTTGAATCGCTGTGATTCAGAAAAACTTGAAGTGGTTTCCATTTTAAGCGGGTTTGTTTGCCCGAAAGATACAATTTTACCCGGGATGGAATTTTCTCAATAAAATCCTTTGCGCATGTCGGTTTTGCCTGCGTAAAAAAAATAGGGTTGTGCGCTGGTGAGTGAAAGCATTTTTTATTTCAGCACACGGCGTAAATAATCAGCGCCCACTTCACGGTGAAAAACACCGAAGTTTTTCCAAATGAACAATAGCCCGCGACAGTCTGAAACCGAGGATCACACATCTCAAACCGAGGGTCACATATCTGAAACCGAGGATCAGATGTCTCAAACCGAGGATCACATATCTGAAACCGAGGATCAGACATCTCATTCCGAGGATCACATATCTCAAACCGAAGATCAGATGTCTCAAACCGAGGATCACATATCTGAAACCGAGGATCAGACATCTCAAACCGAGGGTCACCTATCTCAAACCGAGGATCAGATGTCTCAAACCAAAGATCAGACATCTCAAACCGAGGATCACACATCTCAAACCGAGAGTCACATATCTTATCCGATAATTAAGCGGGTTTGTTTGCCCGCAAGATACAATTTTACCCGGGTTGGAATTTTCTCACTTCGCGGATTCTCCCGTCCACATATCATTCTCCGTTTCAATCAATGAAATTTCAATACGCTCGGCTTCCAGTTCTGCTTTTGCACCGGTGGCGTAATCCGAAATTTTTCTATTGTAAATATTCGTCTCCTTGTAAATTTCGCTGGCAAAATGCCCGTAGTCGAGCAGGTCGGCAGAATTGTGAATATAGGTGGGGCCGTTCTGGATGAATAAAAATGTTTTGCTTTTCAATACCGGTTCCAGTTCGGAATAATTTATCCAGCATACATCCGTATCCTTATTCATTGCCGCAAGATGCATTACCGGGCAAATGCTGACGATCTTCGTTTCCGCGTGAGGGATCTTTCCACCGTACCAAACTATATCTTCCTTGATACGATAACCGGTAATGTGATGGAGCGAATCGTACATTACATATTCCGGAAGTTTTCCCGCACATTGTTTCTGTAATTGATCATCGTCGTAGATCGTGATCTCCCCATTCTCAAAAGAATTCTCGATGGTGCGATAAAAAGTATCATCTCCGAAAAGTGACATGCGATCATCGCGCGGGATCAAACGCCAGATCCTTTTGGTAATGAGCACCCCGTCTTTTTTGTCGGCATCTTTTTTCCCGGAAACAAAAATTACGGAGTCAGGAACTCCCATTTTGTAATTCACCTTTGCACGCACTTTTCCTTTTTTATCATACATCGTCCATTCGCCATCGCGCAAACTCCATTTGAATGAACCGGTAGATTTAGTTGTTCCGTCGGAGTAATAAGAAACATAATCGCCGAAGAGTTCTCCGCGCTTGGTCTGGTAAGTCACAGAAATGTTATCGTCCTTATAGGAATGATCGATGATGGGTGTAATGAAAAAAGCTACAGGAACCAGCAGCAGCGGCAGCAACAGAATTTTTTTCGGGAGAAGTTTCATAATGGAATAACGCCGAATGGCAGGAAAGTGACAGCAGGAAGGAAAAATAATCCTGAGTACCTGTGCAAATCCAACATCCTCAATCCAAATACCTCCATACCACCGCGCCGGTAACGGGTAGTGGCTCAGTTTGCTCTTTTCCGATTCAACTTCACGCCAGAGCTTGCCCTGAAGAATTGAAGGGCGGTTCCTAAACCATTCTTTTATTAAACCGCAAAGACGCTAAGGCGCTA carries:
- a CDS encoding RNA methyltransferase, yielding MKKSETGQYSSALYEYLSGFLTEERRKKFEKHIALRSRYVTIVVEDIFQPHNASAVLRSAECFGLQDVHIIESKNKYNPNPDVVMGANKWLTLHHHSGKENNTDECISFLKKNKYRIVATTPHKNDQLISQLDLSKGKVALFFGTELEGISKNIMDAADEFVKIPMFGFTESFNISVSAAICMYELMTKLRTSNIDWQLSEEEKNNILLDWARNSIKKPELLEEEFRKKLTQ
- a CDS encoding 30S ribosomal protein THX yields the protein MGKGDKKSTKGKRWRHSYGNTRPRKKAMAKAKAKAKAGAAPKKKAAKKSAKKAD
- the pdxH gene encoding pyridoxamine 5'-phosphate oxidase, with amino-acid sequence MEKLNAHISKLRTEYSHASLDESMVEKDPVRQFEKWFREAMDANVTDPIAMTLATAGKDMRPSARVVLLRDFSAKGFSFFTNYKSAKGKDIDENPFACLNFFWPELQRQVRIEGRIEKINEKDSEEYFSTRPLESRIGAWTSPQSEIIPDRKWLEEELNKQKKNFEGKNVHRPEFWGGYVLMPDEIEFWQGRESRLHDRICYVHANGGWKIMRKAP
- a CDS encoding YqgE/AlgH family protein, which codes for MLFAENKMIPKAGRLLVSEPFLADGYFRRAVVLLTEHGANGSVGFILNKPLDIKIEEAIPGFPEFNFPALFGGPVQRDQLYYVHTLGEKIKDSVKIAEGLWWLGDFDQVKDMITKKEIGVNEIRFFIGYSGWEKDQLKNEIKEKSWFVSKADLDLIFSEKPEELWQIAVKKMGADFAMMANFPEDPSLN
- a CDS encoding TlpA family protein disulfide reductase yields the protein MHRFPILLFSIILFSFSGKQPPSLIKVTPLMQRIEKNSDTTYVVNFWATWCGPCVKELHCFKEIDSAYAGTKVKVILVSLDFKREIPTKLVPFLESRKMNQEIYVLDETNDNVWIPRVDSSWQGNIPVTLISNSKNKKRVFLPRETSYPELDSLVKDAKK